One window from the genome of Spirochaetota bacterium encodes:
- a CDS encoding HNH endonuclease produces the protein MIESEVLVLNAGFVPIRITTVKEAICLLLSDKAVPVVEEDTFIRSPSIAIKVPSVIAILNYHHLPRRKVVFSKLNVIYRDDMQCQYCGKRFQMKYLTVDHVIPRSRWEVVTGKSLKEGFSSWHNLVCACKWCNNQKGNKLMHEIGWNLLREPFEPEYIPYIIVTAEKAKKKGWLPFCGFNVKVVEMIP, from the coding sequence ATGATTGAATCTGAGGTACTGGTACTAAATGCAGGGTTTGTTCCCATCCGAATAACAACGGTAAAAGAGGCAATATGCCTATTGCTTTCCGACAAAGCTGTGCCCGTTGTTGAGGAAGATACTTTTATCCGCTCCCCATCAATAGCAATTAAAGTCCCTTCTGTTATTGCTATTCTTAACTACCATCATCTGCCGCGTCGCAAGGTTGTGTTTTCAAAGCTTAATGTCATTTACCGTGATGACATGCAATGTCAGTACTGTGGTAAACGCTTCCAGATGAAATACCTTACTGTTGACCATGTTATCCCGCGAAGCAGATGGGAAGTGGTAACTGGCAAATCCTTAAAGGAAGGTTTTTCTAGCTGGCATAATTTGGTGTGCGCATGCAAATGGTGTAACAACCAAAAAGGTAACAAGCTTATGCATGAGATAGGCTGGAACCTGCTGCGTGAGCCATTTGAACCTGAATATATACCGTATATCATTGTCACTGCTGAAAAAGCAAAAAAGAAGGGGTGGCTCCCCTTCTGTGGATTCAATGTTAAGGTTGTTGAAATGATCCCTTAG
- a CDS encoding spiro-SPASM protein, which translates to MNTQALIFVDSSIKDDNPLTFNGQFIPDSIAQKIQSLPAIESIHYCIPESYTGKLKQAGSVFTYSNTDTPEMWHQIFTQTGALHIIKIPADAAFFQPSIVSEMLDTHSKYLSEFTFSYNLPSGYACEIISKSVLENPLANPTLPNSLCDIVKSNLNQFDVELYYKEPDLRWHRVNFRAANIRDRLVMQNIIAVNNQTPPYELLQDIIENHPEVLFSTPSYVEIELCGHCNIDCIFCYRNILSPQHGIMELSTLQTLLEKMRLFNTPYAVCFGGSGEPLQHPQFYKALELCNNEDLIHTIVIETNGIAANTAYASALASFTSNKVTTIVNINGHNAESYQKLHNADYFNTVYDNILKLKEILETNNKLNNNLYIQILKINETENFLDSYYDYWEQHKIPIILQKQNTYLGRITDRRYSDLTPLQRKPCWHLRQDLYILSDGTIAFCKQDIDGAAKRGNITTDDMSAIWKQQQEHFVNDYKGNRAKKPDCALCDEWYTYNL; encoded by the coding sequence GTGAACACGCAAGCCTTAATTTTTGTCGATAGCTCAATTAAAGATGACAATCCTTTAACATTCAACGGACAGTTTATCCCAGATAGTATTGCACAGAAAATACAATCCCTGCCTGCTATTGAATCCATCCATTACTGTATTCCAGAGTCTTATACAGGTAAACTAAAACAGGCTGGTTCAGTTTTTACCTATTCAAACACTGACACCCCTGAAATGTGGCACCAGATTTTTACACAGACAGGTGCACTCCACATCATAAAGATACCTGCTGATGCAGCGTTTTTCCAGCCTTCAATAGTATCTGAAATGCTTGATACACACAGTAAATATCTTTCAGAATTTACCTTTTCCTACAACCTGCCATCAGGCTATGCATGTGAGATTATATCAAAATCAGTTCTTGAAAATCCGCTTGCAAACCCAACGCTACCAAACTCACTTTGCGACATTGTTAAAAGCAATCTTAACCAGTTTGATGTGGAACTGTACTATAAAGAACCGGATTTGCGCTGGCACAGGGTAAACTTTAGAGCCGCAAACATCCGCGACCGGCTTGTCATGCAGAATATTATCGCTGTCAATAACCAGACACCACCATACGAATTGTTGCAGGATATAATCGAAAATCACCCGGAGGTTCTTTTTAGCACACCTTCCTATGTAGAAATTGAACTGTGTGGGCATTGTAACATTGACTGCATATTCTGCTATCGCAATATACTATCGCCTCAGCATGGCATCATGGAACTATCCACACTCCAAACGCTTCTTGAAAAGATGCGATTGTTTAATACACCATATGCTGTGTGTTTTGGTGGAAGTGGCGAGCCTCTGCAGCATCCGCAATTTTATAAGGCACTGGAACTTTGCAACAACGAAGATTTGATACATACCATTGTTATTGAAACAAATGGCATTGCTGCCAACACTGCTTACGCATCAGCTCTGGCTTCTTTTACAAGCAATAAAGTAACCACCATAGTGAATATTAATGGCCATAACGCTGAAAGTTATCAAAAGCTGCATAATGCTGATTATTTTAACACAGTTTACGATAATATACTGAAACTGAAAGAAATTCTTGAAACAAACAACAAACTTAACAACAATCTTTATATCCAGATACTAAAAATCAATGAAACGGAGAATTTTTTAGATAGTTACTATGATTATTGGGAACAGCATAAGATACCTATTATTTTACAAAAGCAAAACACCTATCTTGGACGTATTACCGATAGGCGTTACTCAGACTTAACACCACTGCAGCGAAAACCATGCTGGCACCTGCGTCAGGATTTATATATATTAAGCGACGGCACCATTGCATTTTGCAAACAGGATATAGATGGAGCAGCAAAACGCGGCAATATTACTACTGATGACATGAGTGCTATCTGGAAACAACAACAAGAGCATTTTGTTAATGACTATAAGGGAAACAGGGCAAAAAAACCTGATTGCGCATTGTGCGATGAATGGTATACTTATAATTTATAA
- a CDS encoding glycosyltransferase family protein yields MKITAIIQARMQSTRLKGKSVLPLAGKPLLYHVIQRAKAIQQVTQVVVAIPNDDDNNPLADIAQLCNVNVFRGPLHNVLERYFLAYKQYGGNYIVRITADNPFTDSHFASVAIKEALRTKVDLCAVKNLPLGTGVEVIASTALEEAYTNSTKPYHFEHVTPYIKENPDTFNIHYFDVAYKNPFPSLRLTVDTQEDYMLASTIYDALYNESVFSLSDVIAFLEKNPHLVKLNASIQQKPMTSHE; encoded by the coding sequence ATGAAAATTACTGCAATCATACAGGCACGCATGCAATCAACAAGGCTTAAAGGAAAATCAGTCCTTCCGCTTGCAGGCAAACCACTGCTGTACCATGTTATACAGCGTGCAAAAGCCATACAACAGGTCACACAGGTGGTTGTTGCTATCCCCAACGATGATGACAATAACCCGTTAGCTGATATTGCACAGCTTTGTAATGTTAATGTATTTCGAGGACCCTTGCACAATGTACTTGAGCGCTACTTTTTAGCATATAAGCAGTATGGTGGCAACTACATAGTGCGTATCACTGCCGACAACCCTTTTACCGACAGCCATTTTGCATCGGTTGCTATAAAAGAAGCATTACGCACAAAGGTGGATCTTTGTGCAGTAAAAAACCTGCCACTTGGCACAGGAGTGGAAGTCATTGCTTCCACTGCCCTTGAAGAAGCATATACGAACAGTACAAAGCCCTACCATTTTGAACACGTAACACCGTATATAAAAGAAAATCCTGATACCTTCAACATTCATTATTTTGATGTAGCTTATAAAAATCCTTTTCCATCACTTCGCCTGACAGTGGACACACAGGAAGATTATATGCTTGCATCTACAATTTATGATGCGTTGTATAACGAGAGCGTTTTTTCACTGAGCGATGTCATTGCATTCCTTGAAAAAAACCCGCATCTTGTGAAACTAAACGCATCCATACAGCAAAAACCAATGACATCGCATGAATAA
- a CDS encoding 7TM diverse intracellular signaling domain-containing protein, translating into MKTSNAIIKIASRCVTLLKFIFFPAIMPLILCMAPCYTYAEVIQIHDTMPDKIPVMLEYVEDRNNKLVLSDIINIKKWEAVGKETANFGFTESAYWFRFTINNFSKVHHTAFLRISYPMIDYIEFYKPLEDGNYGKEVAGDSFPFKKRAITDVGFVFLLDMYPGENTYYCKIVTTSSLNFTTTIFSVKGFLDHLNIEQPLIWIYYGLMIIMVIFNLFVFVSIRDISYLLYVLFIASWILLQMSLNGYAYQYLWPNHVWWGNNSLPFFMALTITSCSIFLLRATDVLWKSRKMIIANMVLIIIPGIIIVLSSLAIQYKLAIKIATGFTIYAVSVLFPMQAYALLKKSRIARFFAVGFLGLSIGVLLYALKTFGVLPTTFATQWSIQIGSAFVVLFLSFALADRINVMRKDIGMLYEEKKVSEAEALQKASHLEAIVSAVNVISNDFIQVSRELELISKTFSEVSGKQAEMTTHIQDSFSGLQMSLEELHNALKAQKEQGKKSQEYVVTMENAYTALINENKRFIGIIESIVSRAKNAENTLNTMITNMNVLQQGSHEIEQFVAVIDEISDKINLLSLNASIEAARAGEAGRGFAVVADEIGKLAAATAEQSGMISQRVASIAQDIHSIVVLSQDSNTALSDIFSLIGTVKDGIVSFQKVVNNQTDELQKVKEQVIQIDKLSNDIFQLSEKIKDVMTNTLESINIISSMADSIATTNSKIKEYSKSISEKSDRLSLLVKG; encoded by the coding sequence ATGAAAACTAGTAATGCCATAATAAAAATTGCAAGTAGATGTGTTACTTTGTTAAAATTTATATTCTTTCCTGCCATTATGCCATTAATACTTTGCATGGCTCCTTGTTACACATATGCTGAGGTGATACAAATACATGATACAATGCCTGATAAAATTCCAGTTATGTTAGAATATGTTGAAGACAGAAACAACAAGCTTGTATTGAGTGATATTATTAACATAAAAAAATGGGAAGCGGTGGGAAAAGAAACCGCAAATTTTGGATTTACTGAAAGTGCATACTGGTTCAGGTTTACCATCAACAACTTTTCCAAAGTACATCATACGGCGTTTCTACGCATTTCCTATCCCATGATTGACTATATAGAATTCTATAAACCTCTTGAAGATGGGAACTATGGAAAAGAAGTGGCGGGTGATAGTTTCCCTTTTAAAAAAAGAGCGATAACTGATGTAGGTTTTGTGTTTTTGCTGGATATGTATCCTGGAGAAAATACTTATTATTGTAAAATTGTAACCACAAGTTCACTAAATTTTACCACAACCATATTTTCAGTAAAAGGATTTTTAGATCACCTTAATATTGAGCAGCCTCTTATATGGATATATTACGGGCTTATGATCATTATGGTAATATTTAATTTATTTGTGTTTGTATCTATACGAGATATTTCATATTTACTGTATGTTCTTTTCATAGCATCCTGGATATTGTTGCAGATGAGCCTGAATGGCTATGCATATCAATATTTGTGGCCCAACCATGTTTGGTGGGGAAATAATTCACTGCCGTTTTTTATGGCATTGACTATAACAAGCTGCTCCATTTTTTTACTGCGTGCAACTGATGTTTTATGGAAAAGCAGGAAAATGATAATAGCTAATATGGTATTAATAATTATACCAGGCATTATAATAGTACTTTCCAGTCTGGCAATACAATATAAATTAGCAATTAAAATAGCAACTGGATTTACAATATATGCAGTATCGGTATTATTTCCCATGCAGGCGTATGCATTATTGAAAAAATCACGGATTGCTCGTTTTTTTGCAGTTGGTTTTTTAGGATTATCCATAGGGGTTTTGTTATATGCTTTAAAAACTTTTGGAGTACTGCCAACCACATTTGCAACCCAGTGGAGTATTCAGATTGGATCTGCTTTTGTTGTGCTATTTTTGTCTTTTGCATTAGCTGACCGAATCAATGTTATGCGTAAAGATATTGGTATGCTCTATGAAGAAAAGAAAGTGAGTGAAGCAGAAGCATTACAAAAAGCATCCCATCTTGAAGCCATTGTAAGTGCTGTCAATGTTATATCAAATGATTTTATTCAGGTAAGTCGTGAACTTGAGTTAATCAGTAAAACTTTTTCAGAAGTTTCAGGTAAACAGGCTGAAATGACAACTCACATCCAGGATTCGTTTTCCGGTTTACAGATGTCGTTAGAAGAACTGCATAACGCTTTGAAAGCTCAGAAAGAGCAGGGGAAAAAATCACAGGAATATGTGGTTACAATGGAAAATGCATATACTGCACTTATTAATGAAAATAAACGATTTATAGGTATTATTGAATCTATTGTTTCAAGAGCAAAAAATGCTGAAAATACCCTCAACACTATGATCACTAATATGAATGTACTCCAGCAGGGCAGCCATGAAATTGAGCAATTTGTTGCTGTAATAGATGAGATTTCGGATAAGATTAATCTACTTTCATTAAACGCATCAATAGAAGCTGCTCGTGCTGGGGAGGCAGGAAGGGGCTTTGCTGTTGTGGCAGACGAAATTGGGAAATTGGCTGCAGCAACTGCTGAACAGTCAGGGATGATCAGTCAGCGTGTTGCAAGCATTGCGCAGGATATACATTCCATAGTTGTACTTTCACAGGATTCAAATACAGCACTTTCAGATATCTTTTCACTAATTGGAACTGTTAAAGATGGTATAGTATCGTTTCAAAAGGTTGTCAACAATCAGACTGATGAATTGCAAAAGGTTAAAGAGCAAGTTATTCAAATTGATAAACTATCTAATGATATATTCCAGTTATCAGAAAAAATTAAAGATGTAATGACTAACACACTGGAATCAATAAACATCATTTCATCAATGGCTGATAGTATTGCCACAACAAACAGCAAAATAAAAGAATATTCAAAATCCATTAGTGAAAAGTCTGACAGGCTATCCCTGTTGGTAAAGGGATAA
- a CDS encoding aminotransferase class I/II-fold pyridoxal phosphate-dependent enzyme encodes MKLHLVKSHSTIENCISDNVKTLPPSGIREFFDIVYNTPDCISLGVGEPDFVTPWRISDSGIYAIKDGNTHYTSNKGLLELRQAIAAHIKKNHNVEYNPETQVLVTIGVSEGLDIALRSIVNPGDEIIYFEPCYVSYSATIKLAYGKAVPIATHFKDGFAIDIDALKKAITSKTKAIMLNYPSNPTGASISKENLEAIAAIAIAHNLIVISDEIYDAITYNGEHFSIISIPGMVERTIYLNGFSKAYAMTGWRLGYACGPEPIISAMNKIHQYTALCAPSIAQYAALEALQRGQRDVASMRSQYLKRRNFITARLNEMGLPCLPPKGAFYAFPDISPTGLSSRDFALGLLKSHKVAVVPGTAFGSAYDNHIRCAYATSMEQLKEAMDRMEDFVKGL; translated from the coding sequence ATGAAATTGCACTTAGTCAAATCGCACAGTACTATAGAAAATTGTATATCAGACAATGTTAAAACGCTCCCACCTTCAGGTATCCGTGAATTCTTTGATATTGTATACAATACGCCTGACTGCATCTCATTGGGAGTTGGCGAACCAGATTTTGTTACACCCTGGCGTATCTCTGATTCAGGCATTTATGCCATAAAAGATGGTAACACCCATTACACATCCAACAAAGGTTTGTTAGAGCTCAGGCAGGCTATTGCAGCACACATTAAAAAAAATCATAATGTTGAATACAACCCGGAAACCCAGGTGCTTGTAACCATCGGTGTTAGCGAAGGCCTTGACATTGCACTGCGAAGCATTGTTAATCCCGGTGATGAAATTATCTACTTTGAGCCCTGCTATGTTTCATATTCAGCAACCATTAAATTGGCGTATGGAAAAGCGGTTCCTATCGCCACCCATTTTAAAGATGGATTTGCCATTGATATTGATGCTTTAAAAAAGGCCATTACCAGTAAAACAAAAGCCATAATGCTCAACTATCCTTCAAACCCAACCGGTGCATCCATCAGTAAAGAAAATTTAGAGGCGATAGCTGCCATTGCTATTGCCCACAATTTAATCGTTATTTCAGATGAAATCTATGATGCCATTACGTACAATGGAGAACACTTTTCAATCATATCCATACCCGGAATGGTTGAGCGCACAATTTACCTAAACGGCTTTTCCAAAGCGTATGCTATGACTGGATGGCGCCTGGGATACGCATGTGGACCTGAACCCATTATCAGCGCAATGAACAAGATTCACCAGTATACCGCACTGTGTGCCCCATCCATAGCGCAGTATGCTGCATTAGAAGCCTTACAAAGGGGACAGCGCGATGTTGCGTCAATGCGTTCGCAGTACCTGAAACGTCGAAATTTCATCACTGCACGCTTAAACGAGATGGGACTACCCTGCCTGCCACCCAAAGGTGCGTTTTACGCTTTTCCTGATATATCACCAACAGGATTATCCTCACGGGATTTTGCCCTTGGGCTTTTAAAAAGCCATAAGGTTGCTGTGGTGCCAGGCACTGCCTTTGGAAGCGCCTATGACAATCACATTCGCTGTGCCTATGCCACATCTATGGAACAGCTCAAAGAAGCCATGGACCGCATGGAAGATTTTGTAAAGGGATTGTGA
- the glpX gene encoding class II fructose-bisphosphatase has product MDRNLALEVVRVTEAAALWAARYYGRGDEAIASKNAVEAMYKVFSTVSFKGHIIMGVNDTHSPLAQGNIMGHADHPEVDIALTPIDGHATLAQGGYNTISAIAIAEHGSMLNAPPIYMEKIAVGKEGRGVIDITQSPEVNIKRVARAKGKYIEDITVCILDRERHRELVERIRALGARIKLIKDGDISGAIATALDDTPIDMLMGVGGAREGILSAAALKCLDGDMQARFIYRDENDKAMVNAMGISDLDKIYTLSDLAKGENIMFSATGISDGELLPGVRFMAGGAKTHSIIMRYKTHTIRYITAIHRFDYKPVY; this is encoded by the coding sequence ATGGATCGCAATTTAGCATTGGAAGTTGTCCGTGTTACCGAGGCAGCAGCTCTGTGGGCTGCCCGTTACTATGGCAGAGGCGATGAGGCAATTGCTTCAAAAAATGCCGTGGAAGCCATGTACAAGGTATTTTCAACAGTATCATTTAAAGGACATATCATTATGGGAGTAAATGATACCCACTCGCCTTTAGCGCAGGGAAACATTATGGGTCATGCTGATCATCCAGAGGTAGATATTGCTCTGACCCCCATTGATGGACATGCTACCTTAGCGCAAGGTGGGTACAATACCATATCAGCTATCGCCATTGCCGAACACGGGTCCATGCTCAATGCGCCACCAATTTATATGGAAAAGATTGCTGTGGGCAAGGAAGGCCGTGGAGTTATTGATATCACCCAATCCCCTGAAGTTAACATAAAGCGCGTTGCCCGTGCAAAGGGGAAGTACATAGAAGATATCACCGTGTGTATACTGGACCGTGAGCGCCACAGGGAACTGGTGGAACGCATACGGGCCTTAGGGGCAAGGATTAAATTAATCAAGGATGGCGATATTTCAGGAGCCATCGCCACGGCACTTGATGATACCCCTATTGATATGCTTATGGGTGTTGGTGGTGCTCGTGAGGGAATACTATCGGCAGCAGCATTGAAATGCCTGGATGGCGATATGCAGGCACGGTTTATCTATCGCGATGAAAACGATAAGGCGATGGTAAATGCCATGGGCATTAGCGATTTAGATAAGATTTACACGCTGTCAGACCTTGCAAAAGGTGAGAACATTATGTTCTCAGCAACTGGCATCTCCGATGGGGAGTTACTTCCTGGTGTGCGCTTTATGGCAGGAGGGGCAAAGACGCATTCCATTATTATGCGCTATAAAACCCATACCATCCGTTACATTACAGCAATACACCGCTTTGACTACAAGCCAGTATATTAA
- a CDS encoding aconitate hydratase, protein MGYSVCYKILQSHLKEGKLEPGTEIGIVIDQTLTQDATGTMAYLQFEAMGIDRVKTEISVSYVDHNTLQMGFENADDHKYLQTMNARYGIYYSKAGNGICHQVHLERFAKPGKTLLGSDSHTPTAGGMGMVAIGAGGLDVAVAMGGGLFYLTCPKVINIYLTGKLRPWVSAKDIILTVLQKLTTKGNVGYVIEYTGPGITMLSVPERATITNMGAELGVTTSLFPSDMVTYEFLKAQGREKDFIELLPDTDAVYDKIIELDLSSIEPMIACPHSPDNVVTVESIKGMKVDQVAIGSCTNSSYKDLVTVAKILKGKKIHPHVSCILAPGSKQVLQMLAKEGYLADIIESGVRIMESACGFCIGNGGAPISGGVSLRTNNRNFEGRSGTKDAKVYLVSPETAALSAIEGKLVNPLDMPARSFPQIELPSTFIIDDSMIIPPFQSDEPIFRGPNIGQPPKTQPLPQTIHAVVGIKVGDKITTDHIMPAGQRLKYRSNIPEYAKYVFEMVDSSFSKRALDNKEKGLATVIVGGVSYGQGSSREHAAICPAYLGVKIVLAKSFERIHTANLINFGILPLIFNNESDYDSIQVGDTVVVKDCIKQVESGTMITLLINNKSVHCTLLATDRQRKILIAGGLLNYTTQH, encoded by the coding sequence ATGGGATATTCGGTATGTTATAAAATACTGCAGTCACATCTCAAAGAGGGAAAACTTGAACCGGGAACTGAAATTGGCATTGTCATTGACCAGACATTGACTCAGGATGCAACGGGCACCATGGCGTATTTGCAGTTTGAAGCAATGGGCATTGACCGTGTAAAAACTGAGATCTCTGTGTCGTACGTTGATCACAATACATTGCAGATGGGCTTTGAAAATGCTGATGACCATAAATACCTGCAGACCATGAATGCCAGATACGGAATCTATTATTCTAAGGCAGGCAACGGTATATGCCATCAGGTGCATTTAGAGCGATTTGCAAAGCCAGGAAAAACATTGCTTGGTTCTGACAGCCACACACCCACCGCTGGTGGCATGGGCATGGTAGCCATTGGTGCTGGTGGGTTAGATGTTGCCGTTGCTATGGGTGGAGGACTGTTTTATTTAACCTGCCCAAAAGTTATAAATATTTATCTTACCGGAAAACTTCGTCCGTGGGTTAGCGCAAAGGATATTATTCTTACAGTGCTTCAAAAACTTACTACAAAAGGTAATGTTGGCTATGTGATAGAATATACAGGGCCTGGCATTACAATGCTTTCAGTGCCTGAGCGTGCAACCATTACCAATATGGGTGCCGAGTTAGGTGTAACCACGTCGCTTTTCCCCAGTGATATGGTTACCTATGAGTTTTTAAAAGCACAGGGCAGAGAAAAAGATTTTATTGAACTTCTTCCTGATACCGATGCAGTTTACGATAAGATTATTGAACTTGACCTTTCCAGCATAGAGCCAATGATAGCCTGTCCTCACTCACCAGATAACGTGGTAACTGTTGAATCAATTAAAGGCATGAAGGTGGATCAGGTTGCCATTGGCAGTTGTACTAACTCATCGTATAAAGATTTAGTCACTGTTGCAAAAATTCTTAAAGGCAAAAAGATTCATCCCCATGTTAGCTGTATTCTGGCTCCAGGCTCAAAGCAAGTGTTACAGATGTTAGCCAAAGAAGGGTACTTAGCTGACATTATTGAAAGCGGTGTGCGCATTATGGAATCTGCCTGCGGTTTTTGCATTGGCAATGGCGGTGCACCCATTTCTGGCGGCGTGTCATTGCGCACCAACAACCGCAACTTTGAAGGGCGTTCAGGCACTAAAGATGCAAAGGTGTACCTGGTAAGCCCTGAAACCGCTGCGCTATCGGCCATTGAAGGCAAGCTTGTAAATCCTTTAGATATGCCTGCAAGAAGCTTTCCCCAAATAGAATTGCCAAGCACATTTATAATAGATGATTCTATGATCATTCCACCGTTTCAGTCAGATGAACCTATATTCAGAGGTCCAAACATTGGCCAGCCTCCAAAAACACAGCCCCTACCACAAACCATTCATGCCGTGGTGGGCATAAAGGTTGGCGACAAAATTACCACTGACCACATCATGCCTGCAGGGCAACGTTTGAAATATCGATCCAATATTCCTGAATATGCAAAATATGTTTTTGAAATGGTCGATAGTTCATTTTCAAAACGCGCACTTGATAATAAAGAAAAAGGGCTGGCAACAGTAATCGTTGGCGGTGTAAGCTACGGACAGGGCTCAAGCCGTGAACATGCGGCTATATGCCCTGCATATCTGGGAGTAAAGATAGTGCTTGCTAAATCGTTTGAACGCATTCATACAGCAAATCTCATTAACTTTGGGATTTTGCCACTGATATTTAACAATGAAAGTGACTATGACAGCATACAGGTGGGGGATACCGTTGTAGTGAAGGATTGCATAAAACAGGTTGAAAGCGGTACCATGATTACATTACTCATCAATAACAAATCTGTACACTGTACATTGCTTGCAACTGATAGGCAACGAAAGATTTTAATTGCTGGGGGGCTACTTAATTATACCACACAGCACTAA
- a CDS encoding UDPGP type 1 family protein, which translates to MISFEGYDNIINKVYQSGNEHVFAFWDHLTSEQKRHLLQELSLINFDELNQLFVLTKKHTIPMDFEPAPFTRLPQTPEEHKEFENAKQVGIDTIKKGKVAAFVVAGGQGSRLGFDGPKGIFPIGPVSNKTLFQIHAEKIKAYENKYGIDIPWCIMTSEANHNATVDYFEKNNFFTLNNDKVFIFKQNMIPSLDEQGKLILETPYSIFRNPDGHGGSLTALYQSGTLSKLLNMGIEVLSYFQVDNPLVRIIDPVFIGFHVKHNAEVSSKALQKAYPEEKIGVFVKFSNGRIGVVEYSDLPQEKQYEKDERGNLRYSAGSIAIHLFDTHFIEKIAQGNISLPFHVAKKSIPQYSNDGKKTITGYKFEKFVFDALPLTEHNFIIETKREEEFAPVKNKSGVDSVDTAQELMINLYKKWLLQKNIVIPKVVEKIEISPLYAVEPDDVPGSLPIPQQKEVYIS; encoded by the coding sequence ATGATTTCCTTTGAAGGCTACGATAATATAATAAATAAAGTGTATCAGTCAGGCAATGAACATGTGTTTGCCTTCTGGGATCATCTGACCAGTGAGCAAAAAAGACATCTTTTACAGGAACTATCGCTCATAAATTTTGATGAATTGAACCAACTATTTGTTCTTACCAAAAAGCATACCATACCAATGGATTTTGAACCTGCTCCTTTCACCCGTCTGCCACAAACGCCGGAAGAACACAAAGAATTTGAAAATGCAAAACAGGTTGGAATTGATACTATCAAGAAGGGCAAGGTTGCCGCATTTGTGGTTGCCGGTGGACAGGGAAGCCGTTTGGGATTTGATGGTCCAAAAGGTATATTCCCAATAGGACCAGTGAGCAATAAAACACTATTCCAAATTCACGCTGAAAAGATAAAAGCATATGAAAATAAGTATGGGATTGATATCCCATGGTGCATCATGACATCAGAAGCTAATCACAATGCAACGGTGGACTATTTTGAAAAAAATAACTTCTTTACCTTGAATAATGACAAAGTTTTTATATTTAAACAAAATATGATCCCTTCCCTTGATGAGCAGGGAAAACTTATTTTAGAAACACCATATTCAATTTTCAGGAATCCTGATGGTCATGGGGGAAGTTTAACGGCATTATACCAGTCGGGTACGCTTTCTAAACTTTTAAACATGGGTATTGAAGTGCTGTCATACTTCCAGGTTGACAACCCGCTGGTTCGCATTATTGACCCTGTTTTTATTGGTTTTCATGTAAAACATAATGCCGAAGTTTCAAGTAAGGCATTACAAAAAGCATACCCTGAAGAGAAAATTGGCGTATTTGTAAAATTTTCCAATGGCAGGATAGGTGTTGTTGAATATTCTGACCTGCCACAGGAAAAACAATACGAAAAAGATGAGCGGGGCAATTTACGGTACAGTGCAGGTAGTATTGCTATTCATCTTTTTGATACACACTTCATTGAAAAAATAGCACAAGGTAATATTTCACTACCCTTCCATGTTGCTAAAAAATCCATTCCACAATATTCAAATGATGGAAAAAAAACTATCACCGGCTATAAATTTGAAAAGTTTGTTTTTGATGCTCTGCCATTAACTGAACACAATTTCATCATTGAAACGAAACGCGAAGAAGAATTTGCTCCCGTAAAAAACAAATCAGGTGTTGATTCGGTTGACACTGCGCAGGAACTTATGATAAATCTTTACAAAAAATGGCTTTTACAAAAAAATATAGTAATTCCAAAAGTTGTTGAAAAAATAGAAATTTCGCCATTATATGCCGTTGAACCTGATGATGTGCCTGGTTCACTTCCAATACCGCAGCAAAAAGAGGTATATATTTCATGA